A genomic region of Leptospira mtsangambouensis contains the following coding sequences:
- a CDS encoding electron transfer flavoprotein subunit alpha/FixB family protein — protein sequence MADVLVVGELKNGELKKISKELTSAARKIADSIGGKVHTVVITENVDAFAGDLKAVGADTVIGANLGEFSPEGYANGIFAIIQEKKPAVVLIPHSAQGKEYSARVAIKANAGIVADAVGLSVDGGKVVAKKPIYSGKAYANFKVTSDIQIFTVRANSQEVTPKDGAGAVEKSGAAAGEVRTKSISKDLSGGNKVQLADASIIVSGGRGIKGPENWPIIQDLADTLGAALGASRATVDAGWISHSHQVGQTGKTVSPNCYIACGISGAIQHLAGMGSSKYIVAINKDGDAPIFKVATYGVVADLFEVVPALTSEFKKVLG from the coding sequence ATGGCTGATGTTTTAGTAGTTGGTGAATTAAAAAACGGCGAACTTAAAAAAATCTCAAAAGAACTCACTTCTGCAGCTCGAAAAATTGCGGACTCCATTGGTGGTAAAGTTCATACAGTAGTCATTACTGAAAACGTTGATGCGTTTGCAGGTGATTTGAAAGCGGTTGGTGCTGATACAGTAATCGGTGCAAACCTTGGTGAATTTTCTCCTGAAGGTTATGCAAATGGAATTTTTGCAATCATCCAAGAGAAAAAACCAGCAGTGGTTTTAATTCCACACTCTGCTCAAGGAAAAGAATACTCTGCAAGAGTAGCGATCAAAGCAAATGCTGGAATCGTTGCGGATGCGGTTGGTCTTTCTGTTGACGGTGGTAAAGTGGTTGCTAAGAAACCAATTTACTCTGGAAAAGCGTATGCAAATTTCAAAGTCACTTCTGACATTCAAATCTTTACAGTACGTGCTAACTCACAAGAAGTAACTCCTAAAGACGGAGCAGGTGCAGTAGAAAAATCTGGTGCAGCAGCTGGTGAAGTAAGAACTAAGTCTATCTCTAAAGATCTTTCTGGTGGAAACAAAGTGCAACTTGCTGATGCTTCTATCATCGTATCTGGCGGACGCGGAATCAAAGGACCAGAAAACTGGCCAATCATCCAAGACTTGGCTGACACTCTTGGTGCAGCTCTTGGTGCTTCCCGTGCGACTGTAGACGCAGGATGGATTTCTCACTCCCACCAAGTAGGACAAACAGGAAAAACTGTCTCCCCTAACTGTTACATCGCTTGCGGTATCTCCGGAGCCATCCAACACTTAGCGGGTATGGGATCTTCTAAATACATCGTTGCCATCAACAAAGATGGAGATGCTCCTATTTTCAAAGTAGCAACTTACGGTGTTGTTGCAGACCTTTTCGAAGTAGTGCCTGCACTTACTTCTGAGTTCAAAAAAGTATTGGGTTAA
- a CDS encoding 50S ribosomal protein L11 methyltransferase → MEYRELKVNLPKELSDSFYELLDTLQCAGYYEILFDGEAPKEKDQGLIRDNTNIRIYLQTDEIDKELKILIFLKINAPDNSNAESRNIETRDYEEAYKEYYKPFSIGKKLWVIPTWEKNEPETVKLWKPSGGIPLFINPGVAFGTGHHETTKLILEYLDELYDKGEFQFQSACDVGTGSGILSIGLAKFGVSKIFALDIDPNAVKAAWSNWTENEYPKGFQFSVEESGIDNPKLSNTKYDLAIANITFAVLSQNIRHLAKIEAPRIIFSGIITEKKDQFLSLLQSHLPGKLLYSKEWNEWWVLDWVRN, encoded by the coding sequence TTGGAATACAGAGAACTCAAAGTCAATCTACCCAAAGAATTATCTGACAGTTTTTATGAACTGTTGGATACATTACAATGTGCTGGTTACTATGAAATATTATTTGATGGAGAGGCTCCCAAGGAAAAAGACCAGGGCCTGATCCGAGACAATACCAACATTCGGATTTATTTGCAAACGGATGAAATTGATAAAGAACTAAAGATTCTTATCTTTTTAAAAATCAACGCACCAGACAATTCAAATGCAGAATCACGAAACATCGAAACTCGTGATTACGAAGAAGCTTATAAAGAATATTACAAACCTTTCTCGATTGGAAAAAAACTTTGGGTCATTCCCACTTGGGAAAAAAACGAACCTGAGACTGTCAAACTTTGGAAACCAAGTGGTGGGATTCCACTCTTCATCAACCCTGGCGTTGCATTTGGAACTGGCCACCATGAAACCACCAAACTCATATTAGAGTATTTAGATGAATTGTATGACAAAGGTGAATTCCAATTTCAATCCGCATGTGATGTGGGAACAGGTTCTGGAATTTTATCCATAGGCCTTGCGAAATTCGGAGTTTCCAAAATTTTTGCCTTGGACATTGATCCCAATGCTGTCAAAGCAGCATGGTCTAACTGGACAGAAAATGAATACCCAAAAGGATTTCAATTCAGTGTGGAAGAATCAGGGATTGACAATCCGAAATTATCCAATACCAAATATGATTTAGCCATTGCGAACATTACTTTTGCTGTTCTTTCACAGAACATCCGGCATCTGGCAAAGATTGAAGCACCTAGGATTATTTTTTCAGGTATCATTACAGAAAAAAAAGATCAGTTTTTAAGTTTATTACAAAGCCATCTTCCAGGCAAACTACTCTACTCCAAAGAATGGAATGAGTGGTGGGTTTTGGATTGGGTTCGAAACTAA
- the rsmI gene encoding 16S rRNA (cytidine(1402)-2'-O)-methyltransferase, translated as MNRLYLVSNSIGNDEDLPPRTKTLLEEADWIIGEEQRTTSTFLKKLGVSKPFDLLNEHTSRQEMDEIAMKLATTKRTCLISDSGSPGLEDPGKWIVPLAWEMGVEVRSAPGPTALIAALTSSGFATSPFLFLGFLPREEKERERTLKQYLGLGITLAFYETPYRAKHCLETLAKILPGDRQIFLALGISMANETSFRGTAKEIHKKFPQGLKLPPVFVVEEKKERIKR; from the coding sequence ATGAACCGACTTTATTTAGTATCCAATTCCATCGGAAATGATGAGGACCTTCCTCCCCGCACCAAAACCTTGTTAGAGGAAGCTGACTGGATCATTGGGGAAGAACAAAGGACCACTTCCACGTTTTTAAAGAAGTTGGGAGTATCCAAACCCTTTGACCTACTGAACGAACATACTTCCAGGCAGGAGATGGATGAGATCGCAATGAAACTTGCGACCACCAAAAGGACCTGCCTCATTTCTGATTCAGGAAGTCCCGGACTCGAAGACCCTGGAAAGTGGATTGTCCCTCTGGCTTGGGAGATGGGTGTGGAAGTTCGTTCGGCTCCCGGACCAACTGCCCTCATTGCCGCCCTAACCAGTTCTGGGTTTGCCACCTCCCCCTTTCTCTTTTTGGGATTTTTGCCTAGAGAGGAAAAGGAAAGAGAAAGAACCTTAAAACAATACTTGGGGCTTGGCATCACCCTTGCCTTTTATGAAACACCCTACCGGGCCAAACATTGTCTGGAAACCCTAGCAAAAATCCTACCTGGGGATCGGCAGATTTTCCTTGCCCTCGGAATCTCTATGGCCAACGAAACTAGCTTTCGAGGAACAGCCAAAGAGATTCATAAAAAGTTTCCACAAGGTCTGAAGCTCCCCCCAGTCTTTGTGGTGGAAGAGAAAAAAGAAAGGATCAAACGTTAG
- a CDS encoding M23 family metallopeptidase, with translation MKRNRSYYIILVLILFVVTYSAYAAYQKQKNGPVFLDNHVFQRYNEQWGLWVDLNAEKKSLLEKASEFGILAQEVMEINNLKESDLSRLKRSIFFPYSAEYMRGLQEKELFRETVESPIDQFIWPVLPNHKSRISSRIGRRWNTWHTGLDIAIPKNSVVLAAADGVVEEAGRSGDYGLAVKIYHHDMNHFHTVYGHNQELLVKPGDVVRKGQIIAFSGNTGKSTGPHVHFEVRFHNVYLNPENFLTPYEEGVATSIVGFAD, from the coding sequence ATGAAGCGAAACCGAAGTTACTATATCATTCTAGTCCTAATCCTGTTTGTAGTGACCTACTCCGCCTATGCGGCCTACCAGAAGCAAAAAAATGGTCCTGTTTTTTTGGACAACCATGTCTTCCAACGTTATAATGAGCAGTGGGGCCTTTGGGTAGACCTAAATGCCGAGAAAAAAAGCCTTCTCGAAAAGGCTTCTGAGTTTGGGATCCTGGCCCAAGAGGTAATGGAGATCAACAATTTAAAGGAATCAGACCTCAGCCGATTGAAACGATCCATTTTCTTTCCTTATTCCGCAGAATACATGCGGGGACTCCAAGAAAAAGAACTCTTCCGAGAAACTGTTGAATCTCCCATTGACCAATTCATTTGGCCAGTTCTCCCCAATCATAAATCCCGAATTTCTTCCCGGATTGGAAGGCGCTGGAACACCTGGCACACTGGCCTCGACATCGCCATTCCTAAAAATTCCGTGGTCCTTGCTGCCGCTGATGGTGTGGTAGAAGAAGCGGGTCGCAGTGGTGATTATGGTCTAGCTGTCAAAATTTACCACCATGACATGAACCATTTCCATACGGTGTATGGCCACAACCAAGAGTTACTCGTAAAACCTGGAGATGTGGTTCGCAAAGGACAGATCATTGCTTTTTCTGGAAATACAGGAAAGTCGACTGGTCCTCATGTCCATTTTGAAGTTCGATTTCACAATGTGTATCTCAATCCTGAAAACTTTCTCACTCCCTATGAAGAAGGAGTTGCCACAAGCATCGTTGGATTTGCAGACTAA
- a CDS encoding sterol desaturase family protein: MFENFTPPPIVTYAIPVFFLLIGIEVYIGYRKNKALYRLNDSIADLSTGIISQIWGLFQKGIGLFAYFYIYEHFRFFEFAMTNPWAWILCIVGQDFCYYWSHRLAHEVNILWAGHVIHHHSEEYNLVVALRQTGLGGIVSWIFYVPLALIGFHPWMYLASGQINLIYQFWVHTKAVDKIGKVGEFLLSTPSHHRVHHAINPIYIDKNHGGIFIIFDRMFGTFQEETEPCVYGTVKPLRSFNPVYANVHYYWELIKQAASAPYFLDKIKVFFKPPGWYPRESSKPAGFLPIPEVSPATFHKYDPKPQSEVRTYTTTWFVLVLLLSFAFLLFVAKFSLISQILVTVWVTLSLLSINALIEGKSWAGAMEITRLLFGFLVLGYFGVGWAYYAIGIVCLLAAGIYLYRTSGQKAQAA; this comes from the coding sequence ATGTTCGAGAATTTCACACCTCCGCCCATCGTTACCTATGCCATCCCCGTTTTCTTCCTTCTGATTGGAATTGAAGTCTACATTGGATACCGCAAAAACAAAGCCCTCTACCGGCTAAACGATTCCATCGCCGACTTAAGCACGGGAATCATCTCCCAAATCTGGGGCCTTTTCCAAAAAGGGATCGGACTCTTTGCTTATTTCTATATCTACGAACACTTCCGTTTTTTCGAATTTGCCATGACCAACCCCTGGGCTTGGATCCTTTGTATTGTCGGCCAAGACTTTTGTTACTACTGGTCCCACCGTTTGGCCCATGAGGTCAATATCCTTTGGGCAGGACATGTCATCCACCACCACAGCGAAGAATACAACTTAGTTGTGGCCCTCCGCCAAACAGGACTCGGTGGTATTGTCTCTTGGATTTTCTATGTTCCTTTGGCTCTGATTGGATTTCACCCTTGGATGTATCTTGCCAGCGGACAAATCAATCTCATCTACCAATTCTGGGTGCATACAAAAGCTGTGGATAAAATTGGAAAGGTTGGCGAATTCCTACTCTCCACTCCTTCTCACCACAGGGTACACCACGCCATCAATCCAATCTACATTGATAAAAACCATGGTGGGATCTTCATCATCTTTGATCGAATGTTTGGAACCTTTCAAGAAGAAACAGAACCTTGTGTGTATGGAACTGTGAAACCCCTTCGGAGTTTCAATCCGGTTTATGCAAACGTTCATTACTACTGGGAACTGATCAAACAAGCCGCAAGTGCTCCTTATTTCTTAGATAAAATTAAGGTCTTTTTCAAACCACCAGGTTGGTATCCAAGAGAAAGTTCAAAACCAGCTGGATTTTTACCGATTCCGGAAGTAAGTCCTGCGACTTTCCATAAGTATGATCCGAAACCACAATCGGAAGTGAGAACTTACACAACCACTTGGTTTGTTCTCGTCCTCCTTTTGTCCTTTGCTTTCCTTTTGTTTGTAGCTAAATTCTCCCTCATCTCACAAATCCTTGTGACTGTTTGGGTGACTCTTTCCTTACTTTCCATCAATGCCCTGATTGAAGGAAAATCTTGGGCTGGGGCCATGGAAATCACAAGGCTACTTTTTGGATTTCTTGTCCTTGGTTACTTTGGGGTGGGTTGGGCATACTATGCCATTGGGATTGTATGCCTTCTTGCCGCAGGAATCTATCTCTATCGCACAAGTGGACAAAAAGCCCAAGCAGCTTAG
- a CDS encoding LolA family protein → MRNFLPKFSIVLLFSVQTGILWAEDGRDRLNAVIGKMNSLESFRASVTVNGGLTGVVSYKSPNQLHVRFSDGRIISSNGRILWFYNPDSSIAGKQDLKGVSGGLGGLLSGYENVSVSGRTFRLTSNTKRYNEIILVVSDNDLPRVLKMKRSDEEITEVAFSGIATNIGLGTGLFNFQPPTSSQIVENPLNQKE, encoded by the coding sequence TTGAGGAATTTCCTTCCCAAATTTTCGATTGTTCTCCTTTTCTCTGTCCAAACGGGTATCCTTTGGGCAGAGGATGGAAGGGATCGTTTGAATGCCGTCATCGGCAAAATGAATTCCCTAGAAAGTTTTCGCGCCTCTGTCACTGTCAATGGTGGCCTCACTGGTGTCGTTTCCTACAAAAGCCCAAACCAACTCCATGTCAGATTTAGTGATGGAAGGATCATTTCCTCCAATGGACGAATTTTATGGTTTTATAATCCAGATTCATCGATTGCAGGCAAACAAGACCTGAAAGGTGTTTCGGGTGGCCTTGGTGGACTTCTTTCCGGTTATGAAAATGTGTCAGTTAGTGGAAGAACTTTTCGTCTAACTTCCAATACCAAACGGTATAATGAAATTATCCTGGTTGTTTCTGATAACGACCTCCCCCGTGTACTCAAAATGAAACGTTCCGACGAAGAAATTACTGAAGTGGCTTTCTCTGGGATTGCTACAAACATTGGTCTTGGAACGGGACTATTCAACTTTCAACCACCCACAAGCTCACAAATTGTTGAGAACCCTCTCAACCAAAAGGAGTAA
- the trpS gene encoding tryptophan--tRNA ligase — MRVLTGLQPSGKLHLGNYFSAIKKILDYQSKEELFLFIANLHALTTFRSKEELKTFTLECAIDLLALGVDPQKTVFWVQSDVPEVTELTWYLSQSITVSQLQLAHSFKDKVAKGFVAGAGLFTYPVLMASDILLFSAEKVPVGKDQKQHLEFARDIAERFNTQFGQVLTIPEPDIDENTATVPGVDGAKMSKSYKNTIDFFGTEKEIKKKVMSIVSDSKAVEEPKDPETSVIFQIHSLFLSPSEKESQIQKYKHGGSGYGDLKKDLLDSILAHFAPYRAKREELAQNLDYVHQVLKEGKEKAQTVAERKLTDVRKTLGIYPF; from the coding sequence ATGAGAGTCCTTACTGGATTACAACCCTCTGGCAAACTTCATTTAGGAAATTACTTTTCTGCGATTAAAAAAATCTTAGACTATCAATCCAAAGAAGAATTATTTCTTTTTATCGCAAATTTACATGCACTCACAACATTCCGATCCAAAGAAGAATTAAAAACTTTCACTCTGGAATGCGCAATCGACTTACTTGCATTAGGTGTTGATCCACAAAAAACTGTTTTTTGGGTCCAAAGTGATGTTCCCGAAGTCACAGAACTCACTTGGTATTTATCTCAATCCATTACCGTTTCGCAATTGCAATTGGCTCATTCTTTTAAAGACAAAGTGGCAAAAGGATTTGTCGCGGGCGCTGGACTCTTTACTTATCCGGTACTAATGGCAAGTGACATCTTACTTTTTTCTGCAGAAAAAGTCCCCGTTGGCAAAGACCAAAAACAACATTTGGAATTTGCACGTGATATTGCCGAAAGATTCAATACACAGTTTGGACAGGTTTTAACGATCCCTGAACCTGATATTGATGAAAATACGGCAACAGTCCCTGGTGTCGATGGGGCGAAGATGTCGAAATCTTATAAAAACACGATCGACTTCTTTGGAACAGAAAAAGAAATCAAAAAGAAAGTAATGTCAATTGTGAGTGATTCGAAGGCAGTTGAAGAACCAAAGGATCCAGAAACTTCCGTGATCTTTCAAATCCATTCACTTTTTCTTTCCCCTTCAGAGAAAGAATCACAAATTCAAAAATACAAACATGGTGGATCGGGTTACGGTGATCTCAAAAAAGATCTGCTCGATTCGATTTTAGCTCACTTTGCACCTTACCGGGCCAAACGAGAAGAACTGGCACAAAACTTAGATTATGTGCACCAGGTCCTAAAAGAAGGAAAGGAAAAAGCGCAAACAGTGGCAGAGAGAAAATTAACCGACGTTCGTAAAACTCTCGGCATCTATCCTTTTTAA
- the rsmA gene encoding 16S rRNA (adenine(1518)-N(6)/adenine(1519)-N(6))-dimethyltransferase RsmA, with translation MKSPYATISNIQTFFESKGIRAQKKFGQNFLIDQNIVDFIFKSAEPLLTDNISIAEIGIGLGTLTYPVLCLDKKTYLFEIDHAYIQLAKDEILPKFPKALLFEGDALKNLFHIYQEEVFVFGNLPYHLTTEIINTLVIHCRNFQGGIFMVQKEFAERLVKETSSLSVFLSAFCDVKYLKTVHKNCFFPIPKIHSALILLKPKVQTKPNGWRLTSEREVELWSQMLRTLFWGKRKQIQVSLRESPFSEDPGFREALGKAIQSAEIPPTARPEELNREQFLTLGQHLLDHLSK, from the coding sequence TTGAAATCCCCTTACGCGACTATCTCCAACATCCAGACCTTTTTTGAGTCCAAAGGAATTCGCGCCCAAAAGAAATTTGGGCAAAACTTCCTCATTGACCAAAACATAGTCGATTTTATTTTCAAATCCGCAGAACCTTTGTTAACTGACAATATTTCCATAGCGGAGATTGGAATTGGTCTCGGGACTCTCACTTATCCAGTTCTCTGTTTGGACAAAAAAACCTATCTATTCGAAATTGATCATGCTTATATCCAATTGGCTAAGGATGAAATTTTACCGAAGTTTCCAAAAGCTTTGTTATTTGAGGGAGATGCATTAAAAAATCTGTTCCATATCTACCAAGAAGAGGTTTTTGTATTTGGAAATTTGCCTTACCACCTAACAACAGAAATCATCAATACCCTAGTCATCCACTGTCGAAATTTCCAAGGGGGAATTTTTATGGTGCAAAAGGAATTTGCCGAACGCCTTGTCAAAGAAACATCTTCCTTATCTGTTTTCCTTTCTGCTTTTTGTGATGTGAAGTATCTAAAGACTGTTCACAAAAATTGTTTTTTTCCCATTCCCAAAATCCATTCTGCCCTGATCCTTCTAAAACCCAAAGTCCAAACAAAACCAAATGGGTGGCGACTGACTTCGGAACGAGAAGTAGAACTCTGGTCCCAGATGTTACGCACTTTGTTTTGGGGGAAACGAAAACAAATTCAGGTAAGCCTCCGGGAATCCCCTTTTTCAGAAGACCCCGGCTTTCGAGAGGCTTTGGGAAAGGCCATCCAATCGGCAGAAATTCCACCCACCGCAAGGCCTGAAGAATTGAACCGAGAACAATTTCTGACCCTGGGTCAACATTTGCTTGACCATTTGTCAAAATGA
- a CDS encoding helix-turn-helix domain-containing protein gives MVSKVEQPSDGIDQLISESGDYITDVVKENLKLIRHTKGFSLDKLANRCGVSRAMLSQIEQGKSVPTISVLWKIANGLNVPFSELLKEKNQDGIHILKAENSKVLYSNSKVFASRALFPFLGNRKTEFYELILKPGGHEVAEPHKTGTTENLVVVSGKLRLRVGEKVVELEPKDSVFFKADVSHEYSNPTDQETLMYLVMDYTDEIG, from the coding sequence ATGGTAAGTAAAGTAGAGCAACCGAGTGACGGAATAGACCAATTGATTTCAGAGTCTGGCGATTATATAACAGATGTCGTCAAAGAAAATCTGAAACTCATCCGCCATACAAAAGGTTTTTCTTTGGATAAACTCGCAAATCGTTGTGGAGTGAGCCGTGCGATGTTATCGCAGATCGAACAAGGGAAATCGGTTCCTACGATTTCTGTGTTATGGAAAATTGCAAACGGACTCAATGTTCCTTTTTCTGAACTCCTCAAAGAAAAAAACCAAGACGGAATCCACATCCTCAAAGCGGAAAATTCCAAGGTTTTATATTCCAATTCCAAAGTCTTTGCTAGCCGTGCGCTTTTCCCATTTCTTGGAAATCGCAAAACAGAATTTTATGAACTCATTTTAAAACCCGGCGGGCATGAAGTTGCCGAACCACATAAAACAGGAACCACTGAAAACTTGGTTGTTGTTTCCGGCAAACTGCGGTTACGCGTTGGCGAAAAAGTTGTGGAACTAGAACCAAAAGATTCTGTATTTTTTAAAGCCGATGTTTCGCATGAGTATTCCAATCCAACAGACCAAGAAACTCTCATGTATCTTGTAATGGATTATACGGACGAAATAGGTTAA
- a CDS encoding HAD family hydrolase: MTNLTKNSWTDEIFDRLTTIIPQTPGIACFDFDNTLIRNDFGEKIMDELLHGGLTFVPKDLSEFFRDKELWRDHTKLSHPEKERLVWEEYTYQLKEYGIERGYRWTSFIFQGMDKTEYYEVSRRAWERVNHYDKDSGVFPQVEMKDLIAYLNHHNWTVYIVTASPEPGIAAIAHLFPVEESKVIGMRQELGENGKFSHKLIEPYTYGEGKVKAIEERIGVYPDLAFGDSFNDYPMLCRAKQMAVGINRDNPEFAKACAAQGIYIQPYFTFPPVLT; the protein is encoded by the coding sequence GTGACTAACCTGACAAAGAACAGTTGGACGGACGAAATTTTCGACCGTCTGACAACCATCATACCCCAAACACCAGGCATTGCCTGTTTTGATTTCGATAACACACTCATTCGCAACGATTTCGGTGAAAAGATCATGGATGAACTCCTCCATGGCGGACTTACATTTGTACCAAAAGATTTATCAGAATTTTTTCGAGACAAAGAACTTTGGCGTGACCATACAAAACTGAGTCATCCGGAAAAGGAACGATTGGTTTGGGAAGAATACACCTACCAATTAAAAGAATACGGAATCGAAAGAGGATACCGCTGGACTAGTTTTATTTTCCAAGGAATGGATAAAACAGAATACTACGAAGTGTCCAGAAGAGCCTGGGAGAGAGTCAATCACTACGACAAAGATTCTGGTGTGTTTCCCCAAGTGGAAATGAAAGACCTGATTGCTTATTTAAACCACCACAATTGGACAGTGTACATTGTGACCGCATCTCCTGAACCCGGAATTGCTGCCATCGCCCACCTATTCCCCGTGGAAGAATCCAAAGTCATTGGCATGAGACAAGAATTAGGTGAAAATGGAAAATTTTCTCACAAACTCATTGAACCTTATACATATGGAGAGGGAAAAGTAAAAGCAATAGAAGAAAGAATCGGTGTGTATCCCGACCTAGCTTTTGGAGATTCCTTTAACGACTATCCTATGCTTTGCCGTGCCAAACAAATGGCCGTGGGTATCAATCGTGACAACCCAGAGTTTGCCAAGGCTTGTGCGGCCCAAGGAATTTACATCCAACCTTACTTTACCTTTCCTCCAGTGCTGACATGA
- a CDS encoding ComEC/Rec2 family competence protein, translated as MKPETYLLPRADFGWFSLGICGTAFLMKLGAKTPGFHSLLVLTFFTLFLFYSVLPRFTSYKNDKRIYLCFFASFLFLFVADVQGQAYKRTTNPHFRSYLETQIKHSPLSKFESRIVMGFVTGSTKEIPGDFKDLAKESGILHLFAASGLHLGIFIGSIQFLGNLCFSKRKWISLFLSLSLGFIYLAALDFPVSFLRAYLFVFLTLTASLFYRKIGPSDLLLFSSACIAFFLFYDFLSIGFLLSFGAVFGIFFLKPILDKLVFPDSKSFLKENLHLTIACSLCSFPILVYYFRSFSFGGIGINFLLVPMAGILLPTLYITLFLQSLVPTFLLEPLASWIWVPASFELSIFLKLFHWFSDLGRGYKTWMNVPRELCFISVFLIFCIPFYPKIRFLNLPLFRFCFYLLPSLFLGFSYFFSTQTLLPKFITKLGKGNLSIRFGDHLYLFGTCYSKKMAEPLPGFPPPNSISFESESCLPGVLSQIKKHKITDVYWHGTKHSENWIGKFSLPIQLKNQMILGAEMNPVFSIIRFDGNPKGVEQFLKQTKEADQSKITPNWKGVLLLDFPPWKKKEAKEWIQYQKLLGISTAWKMILVEDTFEIPLRDYLQHPDLF; from the coding sequence ATGAAGCCGGAGACTTACCTACTCCCCAGAGCTGATTTTGGTTGGTTCTCATTGGGAATCTGCGGAACTGCCTTCTTAATGAAATTGGGTGCAAAAACTCCTGGATTTCATTCTCTACTTGTCCTGACTTTTTTCACCCTCTTCCTATTTTATTCAGTCCTTCCAAGATTTACCTCTTACAAAAATGACAAAAGAATTTACCTTTGTTTCTTTGCCTCTTTTCTCTTTTTGTTTGTGGCTGATGTTCAAGGACAGGCCTACAAAAGAACTACCAATCCCCACTTTCGTTCCTATTTAGAAACGCAGATCAAACACTCCCCACTCAGTAAGTTTGAATCACGTATTGTTATGGGTTTTGTGACAGGTTCTACAAAAGAAATACCGGGAGATTTTAAAGACCTTGCAAAAGAGTCTGGGATCTTACACTTGTTTGCTGCTTCAGGCCTTCATTTGGGAATTTTTATTGGTTCCATACAGTTTTTGGGAAACCTCTGTTTTTCAAAACGAAAATGGATTTCTTTATTTCTATCTTTAAGTCTTGGATTTATTTACTTGGCTGCGCTCGATTTTCCAGTTTCATTTTTACGAGCCTATTTATTTGTTTTTCTTACTCTGACGGCTTCCTTGTTTTATCGAAAAATTGGACCTTCGGATTTACTTCTTTTCTCCTCTGCTTGTATTGCATTTTTTCTATTTTACGATTTTCTTAGCATTGGATTTTTGTTATCCTTTGGAGCAGTCTTTGGAATTTTTTTTCTTAAACCAATTCTAGATAAACTTGTTTTCCCTGATTCAAAATCCTTTCTAAAAGAAAATCTTCATCTAACAATTGCATGTTCTCTTTGTAGTTTTCCCATCCTTGTCTATTACTTTCGCTCTTTTTCCTTTGGTGGGATAGGCATCAATTTTCTATTGGTTCCGATGGCGGGAATACTTTTGCCAACACTTTATATAACTTTATTTTTACAAAGCCTTGTTCCCACTTTTTTATTAGAACCACTTGCCTCTTGGATTTGGGTTCCTGCTTCATTTGAACTTTCTATTTTTTTGAAACTATTCCATTGGTTTTCAGATTTGGGCAGGGGATATAAAACTTGGATGAACGTTCCCCGGGAACTTTGTTTCATTTCCGTCTTTCTTATTTTTTGTATTCCCTTTTATCCCAAAATTCGTTTTTTAAACCTACCCCTTTTTCGATTTTGTTTTTATCTACTCCCCAGTTTGTTTTTGGGATTTTCTTATTTTTTCTCAACACAAACCCTCCTCCCAAAATTCATCACAAAACTTGGAAAGGGAAATCTTTCCATTCGTTTCGGTGACCACTTGTATTTGTTTGGAACATGTTATTCTAAAAAAATGGCAGAACCTTTGCCTGGATTTCCACCACCAAATTCAATTTCCTTTGAATCAGAGTCTTGTTTGCCTGGTGTACTTTCTCAAATCAAAAAACACAAAATAACAGATGTTTACTGGCACGGAACCAAGCATTCTGAAAATTGGATCGGTAAATTCTCTCTTCCCATCCAACTAAAAAACCAAATGATCCTGGGAGCGGAGATGAATCCAGTTTTTTCCATCATTCGTTTTGATGGAAATCCAAAGGGTGTTGAACAGTTTTTAAAACAAACGAAAGAAGCGGACCAATCCAAAATCACCCCAAACTGGAAAGGAGTTCTGCTTTTGGACTTTCCTCCTTGGAAAAAAAAGGAAGCCAAAGAATGGATCCAATACCAAAAACTACTTGGGATTTCCACTGCCTGGAAAATGATACTCGTTGAGGATACTTTTGAAATCCCCTTACGCGACTATCTCCAACATCCAGACCTTTTTTGA